Sequence from the Deltaproteobacteria bacterium IMCC39524 genome:
GGCAAAGAACCCGCTCATGGTGAGTGGCCGTTTCTTTTTGGCGTAAATAAAGGGGATGCCGAGGTGGGTTGCCATGGCCTGGGCGATCATGATTCCGCTGCTCTCGGCGGTGATGATCTTGTCGACAGGGCTTTCGCTGAAGCGGCTTGCGAGTTCGGCTCCGATGCGATTTATCAGCAGGGGGTCGACCATATGATTGAGAAAACGGTCAACCTTGATGACCTGGCCGTTGATTGAGCCGTCCTGCTTGATGCGTTGAAGCAGTTCCTGGGCGACCTGGTTCATTTACGGTCCTCGCGATCATAGGGCTGACCGAGACCTTCGGGCTGCTGAGAAGCACCCTTCTGTAACCGGATGGTTGAGATGACCAGCACCAGAATGGTGAAGAAGTAGGGCAGCATCTGCAGAATGTGCACGCTGACTGTTGTACCCATGGCCTGGAAGCGCAGCTGCATGGCGGTGATGCCGCCGAACAGGTAGGCTCCGGCCAACGCCCGGTAACTCGACCAGGAGGCGAAGATGACC
This genomic interval carries:
- a CDS encoding phosphoribosyltransferase family protein — protein: MNQVAQELLQRIKQDGSINGQVIKVDRFLNHMVDPLLINRIGAELASRFSESPVDKIITAESSGIMIAQAMATHLGIPFIYAKKKRPLTMSGFFAASSYSFTKQESTTLYVSDEVLLPGERLLLADDFFAVGSTYKAIEQIVEQAEASLVGAAVIINKSERRDIESILTLEELAG